tcaaaaaaatataatcatgtcacaaaacttgtcacaaaaattcaATTGGGTCCTCAAAATTGTAAAtaatacaatcaaatcctaaaatttgttagcattttccatttatcaagtcaaacatcaaagcTAAGTTCACACAATTATCCAACTTAGGCTAAATTTAGAGGCAGTTTGGGAACCATAAACATATGAGACAGGGTTAATGTGTATATTGAAATGTCTTATGTATGGCTGACTCTTATTTGGGAATTATTAGTTGTGTTAATGGTAAGGGCATGcaaattgaatgattttgaCTAAAACAAAATAGAATTTGAAGTTATATGATTGTAGAAGGTGGAGTAATGAAAACATAATTCAGAAATAAATGAAGCAACCAACATAATAGAAGGAACAGGGGACTTAGAAATACCAAACTCTTAGAGAATCAAATGAGGATCCTCTAACGAGAGAGTGACAGACAATCTATTGGGAGAAGCCTTATCGATAGTAGCGGCAGCAAATGAACTTGCACATGGAACACAGTTTCGCAGTTGATTGGCCTTCCTTATAAGTTGCTTAGGTTGTAGTTGatgacaattggatattgaaacttttgatttatctATAATATGCATTTTATAAGTGTCGACATAATTGATTGGATAATAAATGCTAACTCAAACCAGTACTTGGAGAGCCAATATGGAGAAAATAAGGCCCACAAATGGACTCAACACATTGAAGTACCTTGGAAACCAGTCTATGATCGCCAAGAACTAGTTGAAAAGTGCCTTggaaccggtcggaccggatTGACTAAACCGGTCAATAGTCAACAATCGGTTAATGGTCAATGGTCAGCTACGGATGTGGTGAGATGACACGACTGGAACGTGCACGTGGATGGCGCGTGAGTGACATCAGAGCGGCAGGCACTTTTGGCACGTGTAACGCGTGGATGTCAACTGCAATGGTGCGTGATGGCGGGTGTGGGCACGTGTGGCGGAGTTTGGCGATATGGTTTCCGGCGGCGGACTCGTCGTAGGATGGAAAGGTCGATGATGTTGTTTATTTGCTGAACAAGCCACCAATAGAGTTGGAGCAGCACTCAAAAGTGTCAGCTCATCGGAGGCGCTTGACTCTTACTCAAAGTAGCAAGGGTGGCACAAGATAGTTAATGCGAAATCACttgagaaataaacaagaataaTAAAGGACACAAGATACTTTTGTGATTTAGTCCGAATATCAATATTTGCATATATAAGGAGAGTTAgtagaaaataatcaattataatcgAAAAATCAGAATTACAATTACTCTTATACTTAAGTGTTTGCACACTTGAATCAAGCATAAACCCAAagcatttataaataaataattcaatttgatataaaaCACATTAAAACAAATCATTATAACTACGTTTCATCGTCCGAGCATTTTTGTTTGATAGGATAATGTCAAATAGCATAAGAATAGATTATGATTTGAAATATCCTATCCAATGTTCGTTGTTGTTTGTATATAACATGGATTCAAATAAATATCATATAAATAAACATTTGATttgcataattaaaattttaaacaaaccATGGAAATAAAACAAACCCTCTTCCTcgtgaagaagaggaggaggccaTAAGCAGAGGAGGCCGTCGTTGCTCAACTCAGCTTCCACAGAGAAAGCAATACTCTAAAAATAGGCAGAAAAATTGCTGAGAAGTGAGGTCAACCCAAAATCTCTCTCAGGCAACGCCTAAGTTTTTTGCCTACTCCTTTCTATTTTCCCTGgcttttctcaatttctatatcTCCACGTGCAACCGTGAAGAGGTGGCTCGGCCATGGATGGCCCAACGACTGCGAGCCGCCGTGACTAGATAGTGGCTCGGCCATGGACCCTCGCTCCAAATCTCGCCTCGTCGATCATGAACCGGCGGCGTCACTAGTCAGATCTCCTCAGCTCCGTCTTCCCGAGGTCACGATGGCTTCAGCTAGATCTGAACTGTAGCAACGAAGGGAGAAGAGCAGAAAgagacaaaaattattttttaaatttcacatattTTATCAGGTCTATCCCATCATCtggatggaatttttttattcagatTATATTCAAGCTAAATCTAGATTTCGCCTCATTCTCAATATcagataaaataaaagttatCCTATCCGAATTTTTGTCTGACCTACTAAATATAGCCCAGATGTTTACGCCCAAGCAGCGCTTTTCCTTTTGCTCCTCACTTCGTGCAGCTCCCAAAAACAAAAGCTGCTGTACGGCCTTcaaagataacaaatatatatatcctTTTCCACGGTCAAAACCCTCGTGCCCCAAAGACCACGGAGCATCAACTTCCCCACTATAATTCAATTCTTTTCCGACACACATGCTGGACTCCGCAAACTAatgtatattatataaataatgtGGGGCCAACAATCGAAGTCGAtcaaatttaataagaaaaattccTTATGTGATTTCTTGTAGGAATCCCAACGGAGGCTAGTAGGAATTCATTTCCTATTTCCACCGATCAAATTTCATCGGCCATCGGAACTTTTCAAGGTAACACCCAGTCTGAGTTGTTCGCAAGATTAAATTTGAAGCATAATTTAACACTAGAGGCGATGAGACTAGTTGTTATGTTGATTTGTTGAAACAAGCAACGAAAAGAGTCGTCACAGTACTCGATCGGCAGATTCGGCAGAAAATGGACATGAGCGTGGCTGCCGTAATGTTGCTACAACCATTACCTTATAAAGACTCGATGGCTGTTTCCTCCTACAATAATCACTTGatatcaaattgagaataataaaATCGAAAAGAgaattattgaatttttttatatatttcgaTATATgttgaaaaacaaaacatgtaCAGATTCTATATAAAGTGGTAAGATATCAATTACCGTATGTTAGGATCAATCAAGAGTAATCTCCTAAATATATCTGTATCTCTAAAAGTGGCGATCAACAGGAAAATCCCAATAAGCAAGTTCACAAGATTAAGAAGAGGGGGATTTGTGAACTTTTGTGCTCTTGGTGGTTGATCTGGTCAACGCAGTCACTGAATTTGATTTTCCTCAGACACGTCCAATCTCCTCCTCTTGGGTGAATTACCAGCTAAATTGTGCTCTTCGTGTTCTAGTTCCCTGCCACCATAGTGTTTCGAATAGTGAGCttatagggaaaaagaaagaaaggattaacaggggagagaaaaatgaagaatttccCTGGTTCTACATATGACACTCCGAAAAATATGGAACCTCGCTAATCAAACTAAATGGTCCAACAGTGGACATCAAGACAAGAAGAGAATATCAATACGAAATCCGCTAAACTGGGAGCTTCTTTCACCTTTTCTTGATCTGCAGGTTGATCGAAATATGCCTCAAATTCGCTAAACTTCAAAAAACCTGAGCTGTAGAATGGACTCGATGGGATGCCTTTCCTTTCCTCAGGAGGAAAAACACAATTGAGTGGTTCGACTATACTTTGGCGATTCGCCGTTATAAATATTTGGCCATTCTGCAGCAAAGCATTGCATAAGATCAAATGAATCAACGGAAATAACTGAGGCActatctctatctctatctctatctcacGAGAAACATTCATGTTTTTGTTCTCAAATTGTCTGGAAGCCCTAATTACATAATCAGCCCCTTAGTAATCTGCTTCAACCTTGTACAATATCTcagctgcaattttttttactatattttCTGCTCCGTAGTTCTTCATCATTCTTCTtattatttgaatcaaatttataATGCACGAGCGTTTCAGAGTGAAATTTCACTTCCTTTTCATAGAGGACTGATAGAATCCACTTGATGTTTTCTCAAAGCGGATTTGAACAAAATAAACCGTTTTCTAAAGTGTCTGTGAATCACATCCAATTAACTTCCCAAGCAATGCACGTCAACATAAAAGAATAGTATTAAGACGAAATGGGTAAGTCTAGGAGCTGCTTTCACCTTTGCTCTGGCTGCTGCTTCATCTTCGATATTTCTGGCTCCAGTTTCCTGCTGAACCTTTTCGAACCTTGGCTCCTCACCTTTCTGTACCTTGGCATAGGAAAAATCTGCACCTTGCATTGCATCAACCCATTCATCCTCATTAGTTGTTCCGAGCAAAGATTTCAATTCAATAGATTTATCAGTAAGACTGTTGTCCAATGAGAAGTCCTTACTAGAGGAATTTCCAACATTCGTAAAGTGATGTGTGGTGGAGGAAGAGCTACTATTTGGTGATTGTAGCCCACGCGGAAGCAGCTGCAGGAggtgagacaaaaaaaattgaacacggTTCTCCATCAGTAACTGCATCCTTTCTTGGATCTCATCCCGTATTTACAAGTAATAAGACGCAATGGGTAAGTTTAGGAGCTGCTTTCACCTTTGCTCCTGCTGCTGCTTCATCTTCGATATTTCTGGCTCCAGTTTCCTGCTGAACCATTTCAAACCTTGACCCTTCACCATTCTGTACCTTGGCATAGGAAAAATCTGCATCTGGCATTGCATCAACCCATTCATCCTCATTAGTTGTTCCAAGCAAAGATTTCAATTCAATAGATTTATCAGTAAGACTGTCGTCCAATGAGAAGTCCTTACTAGAGGAATTTCCAACATTTGTAAAGTGAAGTGTGGTGGAGGAAGAGCTATTATTTGGTGATTGTAGCCCATGCGGAAGCAGCTGCAGGAggtgagacaaaaaaaattgaacacggTTCTCCATCAGTAACTGCATCCTTTCTTGGATCTCATCCCGTATTTACAAGTAATAAGACGCAATGGGTAAGTTTAGGAGCTGCTTTCACCTTTGCTCCTGCTGCTGCTTCATCTTCGATATTTCTGGCTCCAGTTTCCTGCTGAACCATTTCAAACCTTGGCTCTTCACCATTCTGTACCTTGGCATAGGAAAAATCTGCATCTGGCATTGCATCAACCCATTCATCCTCATTAGTTGTTCCAAGCAAAGATTTCAATTCAATAGATTTATCAGTAAGACTGTCGTCCAATGAGAAGTCCTTACCAGAGGAATTTCCAACATTTGTAAAGTGAAGTGTGGTGGAGGAAGAGCTATTATTTGGTGATTGTAGCCCATGCGGAAGCAGCTGCAGGAggtgagacaaaaaaaattgaatacgGTTCTCCATCAGTAACTGCATCCTTTCTTGGATCTCATCCCGTATTTACAAGTAATAAGACGCAATGGGTAAGTTTAGGAGCTGCTTTCACCTTTGCTCCTGCTGCTGCTTCATCTTCGATATTTCTGGCTCCAGTTTCCTGCTGAACCATTTCAAACCTTGGCTCTTCACCATTCTGTACCTTGGCATAGGAAAAATCTGCATCTGGCATTGCATCAACCCATTCATCCTCATTAGTTGTTCCAAGCAAAGATTTCAATTCAATAGATTTATCAGTAAGACTGTCGTCCAATGAGAAGTCCTTACCAGAGGAATTTCCAACATTTGTAAAGTGAAGTGTGGTGGAGGAAGAGCTATTATTTGGTGATTGTAGCCCATGCGGAAGCAGCTGCAGGAGGTGAGACAAAAACAATTGAACACGGTTCTCCTTCAGTAACTTCATCTTTTCTCGGATCTCATCCAGTATTTACAAGTAATAAGACGCAATGAGTAAGTTTAGGAGCTGCTTTCACCTTTGCTCTGCCTGCTGCTTCATCTTCGATATTCCTGGCTCCATTTTCTTGCTGAACCATTTCGAACCTTGGCTCTTCACCTTTCTTCCCCTTGGCATAGGGAAGATCTGCATCTGGCATTGCATCAATCCATTCATCCTCTTTAGTTGTTCCACGTGAAGATTTCATTTCAATAGATTTATCAGAAAGACTGTTGTCCAATGAGAAGTCCTTACCAGAGAGACTCCCAATATTCGTAAACTGATGTATGGTGGAGGAAGAGCTATTATTTGGTGATTGTAGCCCACGCTGAAGCAGCTGCAGGAGGTGAGACAAAAACAATTGAACACGGTTCTCCATCTGTaacttcatcttttcttggatCTCATCCAGTATTTACAAGTAATAAGACGCAATGAGTAAGTTTAGGAGCTGCTTTCACCTTTGCTCTGCCTGCTGCTTCATCTTCGATATTTCTGGCTCCAGTTTCCTGCTGAAATATTTCGAACCTTGGCTCTTCACCTTTCTGTCCCTTGGCATAGGAAAGATCTGCATCTGGCATTGCATCGACCCATTCATCCTCTTTAGTTGTTCCGAGCGAAGATTTCAGTTCAATAGATTTATCAGTGAGACTATTGTCCTATGAGAAGTCCTTACCAGAGAGACTCCCTATATTCGTAAACTGATGTATGGTGGAGGAAGAGCTATTATTTGGTGATTGTAGCCCACGCTGAAGCAGCTGCAGGAGGTGAGACAAAAACAATTGAACACGGTTCTCCATCTGTaacttcatcttttcttggatCTCATCCAGTATTTACAAGTAATAAGACGCAATGAGTAAGTTTAGGAGCTGCTTTCACCTTTGCTCTGCCTGCTGCTTCATCTTCAACATTTCTGGCTCCATTTTCTTGCTGAACCATTTCGAACCTTGGCTCTTCACCTTTCTTCCCCTTGGCATAGGAAAGATCTGCATCTGGCATTGCATCAACCCATTCATCCTCATTAGTTGTTCCGAGCAAAGATTTCAATTCAATAGATTTATCAGTAAGACTGTCGTCCAATGAGAAGTCCTTACCAGAGGAATTTCCAACATTCGTAAAGTGAAGTGTGGTGGAGGAAGAGCTATTATTTGGTGATTGTAGCCCACGCGGAAGCAGCTGCAGGAGGTGAGACAAAAACAATTGAACACGGTTCTCCATCAGTAACTTCATCTTTTCTCGGATCTCATCCAGCATTTACAAGTAATAAGACGCAATGAGTAAGTTTAGGAGCTGCTTTCACCTTTGCTCTGCCTGCTGCTTCATCTTCAACATTTCTGGCTCCATTTTCTTGCTGAACCATTTCGAACCTTGGCTCTTCACCTTTCTTCCCCTTGGCATAGGAAAGATCTGCATCTGGCATTGCATCAATCCATTCATCCTCTTTAGTTGTTCCGAGCAAAGATTTCAATTCAATAGATTTATCAGTAAGACTGTCGTCCAATGAGAAGTCCTTACCAGAGGAATTTCCAACATTCGTAAAGTGATGTGTGGTGGAGGAAGAGCTATTATTTGGTGATTGTAGCCCACGTTGAAGCAGCTGCAGGAGGTGAGACAAAAACAATTGAACACGGTTCTCCATCAGTAACTTCATCTTTTCTTAGATCTCATCCAGTATTTACAAGTAATAAGACGCAATGAATAAGTTTAGGAGCTGCTTTCACCTTTGCTCTGCCTGCTGCTTCATCTT
This Eucalyptus grandis isolate ANBG69807.140 chromosome 7, ASM1654582v1, whole genome shotgun sequence DNA region includes the following protein-coding sequences:
- the LOC104452962 gene encoding uncharacterized protein LOC104452962; this encodes MRKQDEKNDNSTTRSEDGTITQAEVEQWYNQFNDEPMVQEGISPTLYAFSLPHLLQLLQHGLQLLNNSSSSTIHQFTKIQSLSGNDFSLDNSLSDKSIEMKSSHGTTKEDEWIDAMPDADLSCAKGKKGEEPRFEMVQQENGARNVEDEAAGRAKLLQRGLQSPNNSSSSTTHHFTNVGNSSDADLSYAKGKKGEEPRFQLFQQETGARNVEDEAAGRAKLLQRGLQSPNNGSSSTIHQFTNIGSLSNADLSYAKGKKGEEPRFEMFQQETGARNIEDEAAGRAKLLQRGLQSPNNSSSSTTHHFTNVGNSSDADLSYAKGKKGEEPRFEMVQQENGARNVEDEAAGRAKLLPRGLQSPNNSSSSTTLHFTNVGNSSDADLSYAKGKKGEEPRFEMVQQENGARNVEDEAAGRAKLLQRGLQSPNNSSSSTIHQFTNIGSLSDADLSYAKGQKGEEPRFEIFQQETGARNIEDEAAGRAKLLQRGLQSPNNSSSSTIHQFTNIGSLSDADLPYAKGKKGEEPRFEMVQQENGARNIEDEAAGRAKLLPHGLQSPNNSSSSTTLHFTNVGNSSDADFSYAKVQNGEEPRFEMVQQETGARNIEDEAAAGAKLLPHGLQSPNNSSSSTTLHFTNVGNSSDADFSYAKVQNGEEPRFEMVQQETGARNIEDEAAAGAKLLPHGLQSPNNSSSSTTLHFTNVGNSSNADFSYAKVQNGEGSRFEMVQQETGARNIEDEAAAGAKLLPRGLQSPNSSSSSTTHHFTNVGNSSSADFSYAKVQKGEEPRFEKVQQETGARNIEDEAAARAKNGQIFITANRQSIVEPLNCVFPPEERKGIPSSPFYSSGFLKFSEFEAYFDQPADQEKGTRTRRAQFSW